CATGTTGTTGCATCGGAGGCTGGTGGCGTTCAGAAAATCAAGCAGTTCTTCGTCCGAGGGATCGCGCTGGATTTTCAGGGTGTTTTTGACCACCTCCTTCCAGTCGTTGCCCAGCGCCTTGAACCAGTTGTGCCGCTTCTGCGGGTCTCGCAAGAGCACGGCTCGCGATGTGGCAAGCGCCTCCTGTTCGGCGGCGGTCAGGCGACTGTGGAAGCCCGAGTGCATCGGTCCGGTGTAGTCGTTCGGGAAGTTCACGAGCGGCGATTTGCCTGTGTCGAGGTTTTCGGCCAGGCACCGGATATACCAGTCGGCCTTTTTCTCCTCGATGATCCGGTAGTGCTTTTCGTGATTCTGTTCGTCGAGCGTATTGATGTCTTCGAGAATGTCGTTGCCGCATCTCGGACAGATCGCATTCTGCCGGGTCAGCGGAAAGCCGCAGACCGGACACTGCTTGTAGATATTCTGCTCCAATTAGGTATGGCCTTGAAGGTTGGGTTAGCCTGTGCTATCTTTGCGCAAAATAAGAAAAAAACACCTCAAACCACATCCGGCGGCCCGTGTCGGTTTTTCGTTCTGTGACGCTTAGGGCTCGTCGGCATCGGCAAATTTCGCTGAAACCAGCGGATTGCGAAACCGTGAACTTTCTGGCTTTCCGGCTTTGTTTTTTTTAAGTTCACGGTGGCTAAAGGGCAGACGTTCCTGCAAGGAAGAGCCTGAGCCGGCAACAAGTTTCTCTGTGAAAAGTCGTTAACTGTTCGATCAGCTTGTAATGGGTTTGATGCCCAGAGGAGGGTTCATGACGGGAAGTTCATTGTTAGACGATGGCAAACCGGTGGATGAGCTGGATTCTTTGTTCGAGCTTTCCCCGGAAGAGTGGTTGCTGAGAAAAAAGGGGTTTCGCAAAAGCCCGAAAGCGATTCAGATCAACGAAACCCTGTTGACCACGGGCAACGGCTACCTCAATGTCCGAGGCAGTCTCGAAGAGCTTCCGCCGGGCCATTGTGGCGGCATGTATCTGGCTGGCGTGTATGACAAGTCGGAAGCCGACGTCGAAGAGCTGGTCAAGTGCCCGATGTGGACCGATGTGTCGGTCTGGCACGAGGGAGAGAAGTTCTGCCTGTCGTGCAATCGCGCCCTTGAGCACGAGCAGGTGCTCGACATGAAAAAAGGGATTCTCCACCGCCGCACCACCTTCAAAAACCAGCACGGTAAAATACTGACTCTCGAAACTTCGCGCCTTGTCTTCATGCACGATCCGCATCGCGGCTACATGCGGGTGAAGATCACGCCGAGGAATTTTTCCGGCCAGATCCGCGTCCTCTCCGGGCTGAACGGCGAGGTCTATAACCGGGGATTTTTTCCGCGCGAGCAGTACAAGCACTTGCAGCTTGAACGGATCGAGCGAGGCAGGAACTTCATGTACCTCGAAATGAAGACCCGCGAGCGCGGCATCCGCATCGCCGTCGGCGCGTCGTGGAAGATGATGAACGGGCAGGAGCGGAAGCGCCGCTGGGAGCCGAGGATTTACGGCGAGAAGTTCACCAGCGAGATCACCATTGATGCTTCGAGGGGTCACACTTACGCCTTTGAAAAGCTCGCCGTCGTCATGACCAACCGTGACGTGCCGACGGAACGTGCGCACAACATGATGCGGGAAGCGATTTGCAACCTCCGTTGCTACGTGCGTACCGGTGTGCCGGTCGAGATCGGGCGGCATCTCGATGTGTGGCGTGAACTCTGGAAGCAGGCCGACGTTCGGATTGAAGGCGACGACACCGCCCAGCAGGCGCTTCGCTACAACATCTACCAGCTGCTCATCAACGGCCCGTCAAAGCCTGGCCCTATCGGAGCGAAATTCCTCAGCTCGGAGGGGTACATGGGTCACGTGTTCTGGGATACCGAAATTTTCATTTTGCCCTTCTACATCTACAATTTTCCGTCGATGGCGCGCAACATCTTGATGTATCGTTGCAACACCCTGCCCGGCGCGATGATGAACGCCTCGAAGTCGGGTTGTGAGGGTGCCCGCTTTGCCTGGGAGTCGGCCACGACCGGCGAGGATGTGACGCCACGTTTTGCCTCCAAGCTCGAAAAAACCATCCGCCTGATTTACACCGGCATGGAGGAGGAGCATATTGTCTCCGACGTCATTTACGGTG
The nucleotide sequence above comes from Chlorobaculum tepidum TLS. Encoded proteins:
- a CDS encoding glycoside hydrolase family 65 protein; this translates as MTGSSLLDDGKPVDELDSLFELSPEEWLLRKKGFRKSPKAIQINETLLTTGNGYLNVRGSLEELPPGHCGGMYLAGVYDKSEADVEELVKCPMWTDVSVWHEGEKFCLSCNRALEHEQVLDMKKGILHRRTTFKNQHGKILTLETSRLVFMHDPHRGYMRVKITPRNFSGQIRVLSGLNGEVYNRGFFPREQYKHLQLERIERGRNFMYLEMKTRERGIRIAVGASWKMMNGQERKRRWEPRIYGEKFTSEITIDASRGHTYAFEKLAVVMTNRDVPTERAHNMMREAICNLRCYVRTGVPVEIGRHLDVWRELWKQADVRIEGDDTAQQALRYNIYQLLINGPSKPGPIGAKFLSSEGYMGHVFWDTEIFILPFYIYNFPSMARNILMYRCNTLPGAMMNASKSGCEGARFAWESATTGEDVTPRFASKLEKTIRLIYTGMEEEHIVSDVIYGVERYFRVTGDESFLLHCGLEMVFLTARYWASRVTKVGEHYEIHKVIGPDEFHEHVNNNAYTNWLVKWHLRLASMLFRHVRKTAPEALQEVAGKIALRDDEPARWLEISRKLKFSQEAETGLVEQFDGYFDLKDRVIERYDRSGNPVLPAGVTYRNIGRTRLIKQADVLLMMLLFPHSFSFEEKKVNYDFYEPRTVHKSSLSHCTYAMMGLAVSERNNAYRYFMKTAQFDLENLHNNTELGIHAASVGGSWQTVIHGFAGLTLKSDRIVINPWLPKKWERLSFRVRWRERDVYLDITHSEVSIRIDAVSDVTLPCTLYGQNYKIRTNKPYTLQYCLSK